One endosymbiont 'TC1' of Trimyema compressum genomic window, TAACTTCAACCTTTTTATCTTCTAAAGCAAGGGCTAATAATGGTAAAAATTCAGCCATCATATCTTCCGCAACTAAACAAGTTTCCAAGGCATTACACACACTTGGTCTTCGGGTTTTGCCATTGATTACAATTTTCAAAGCCATCTCGAGATCCGCTGTTGTGTCTACATAAGCATGACAATTGCCTGTTCCTGTTTCAATAACAGGAACAGTTGAACCTTTGATAACTGTTTCAATTAGACCTGCTCCACCCCGTGGAATTAGGACATCTAAATAGTCATTCATTGTTAGCATAACTTGAACAGCCTCTCTATCTAAACTATCAATAAGCTGAATGGTTCCATCAGGCAAGCCAGCATTTCTAGCTGCATTATCTAGAATATAGACTAAAATTTTATTAGAATTATGAGCTGTTGAACTGCCTTTTAGGATAACCGTATTAGCAGTTTTAACAGCCAATCCTGCCGCCTCTAATGTTACATTAGGTCTGGCTTCATAAATCATACCAATAACGCCTAGTGGTACCTTAACAACACCAATTTCAATGCCATTGGGTCTTTTCCAAGCTTTGGTCATTGAACCAACTGGATCATCTAAGCTAATCAGTTGTTCAAGACCTGCTGCCATGGCTTCAATCCGATTACCTGTTAACAGTAAACGATCTAACATTGCTCTTGAAAGACCACTGGCACGCCCTTTTTCCATATCTTTTTTATTTTCCATTAAAATAGCATTTTCTTGTCTTCTTAAAGCATCAGCCATTTCTTTTAAAGCTCTGTTTCTTTTAATAACAGACATATTTCTCATTTCATCAGCTGCTTTTTTTGCTAAAACGCCTTGCGCGTAAATTGTTTCTTTTAGCATTTTACTCCCTAACCCTTTCTTACAGACATATTATCTCTGTGGATAATTGTTTCGTAAATATATTCTTCTCCTAATAGACGAGCCATTTCTTTAGTTCTCAGTCCTTTAACTTTTCTAATAGCATTGCTATCGTAAAGCACAATGCCTCTGCCTATTTCATTTCCATTTGTATTTAAAATACTAACTACCATATCATCATCAAAATCACCAACAACTTCTGCTATTCCAGTAGCCAGTAAACTTTTCCCTTTATTTACTAATGCATCTGCAGCACCATTATCAACTACAAGACTCCCTTTAGGTCTAGATGATAAAAGCAACCACTTCTTTTTTGTATGGATCTTTTTATTCTGGGGAATAAAAAGTGTTCCCTCAAAGCGTCTATTAACAATATCAGACAAGAGTCCTTTTTTTTCTCCATTGCCAATAACCATATAAACACCAGCAGCCATAGCAATTTTTGCTGCTTGAATCTTAGTTGCCATGCCTCCTGTTCCTAATAAAGAACCTTTGGCCCCAGCTGCTTCTACAATTTGAGGCGTTATCTTATCAATAGTTTCATATAATTTTGCATTACAGGACGTTGTTGGATTTTCAGTATAAAAACCATCAATATCCGATAATAATACCAGTAAATCTCCATCAATTAAAGAGGATACTAATGCTGCTATATGATCATTATCTCCAACTTTCATTTCATCAACAGCAACTGTATCATTTTCATTAATAATAGGAATTACACCCATCTGCAATAATGTTGATAGTGTATTTTTAGCATTTAAATTTCTCTTCCTAATAGAAAAGTCTTCTTTAGTTAAAAGAATTTGAGCCACGGTTTTACCATATTCAGCAAATAATTTCTCATACATATGCATTAATACAACTTGACCGATAGCTGCAACAGCCTGCTTTTTAGGTAGTGTGTCAGGTCTTTTTTTAAGGTGTAAACGACCAACACCAGCACCAACTGCTCCAGAAGAAACTAATAGAACTTCATACCCTCTATTGCTTAAATCATCAATGCCTCGCACTAATTGTTCCATTCTATCAATATTGATTTCCCCTGTTTTATAGGTTAATGTACTGGTTCCAACTTTTACTATAATCCTTTTGATATCCCTCTGAAACTCTACAATCATATCTTCACATCCTACGGTAATTTATATATTGACTCTTTTCTTTTTTTTACTTAAATAATAAACAGTTTCTTCCAATCACCTGCACCAATTCAGCCTTTACTTCTTCAGCAAGGTCAGCTCCTACTTTTTTAATATCTTCAGCCCCATTTTTACCAACTCTAACCTTCACTAGATCTAGAGAATCTATGGACTGAGATACTTCTTTAATAACTGCTTCTGACAAAACCCTCTTTACCGACGTAAGCTACGGGGTTCATTAAGCTACCAAGTCCTCTTAAATAACGTTTTTGTTTCCCTGTTAACATTCTATTACTCCTCATTCTATCTTCTCTTGATTATAGCATTTTAGTCTACATAATCAAATTCTGTTTTACCAATTCTAACTGCATCTCCAGCTTGAACACCTTTTTCTTTTAATAATTCAATGGCACCAATTCGCACTAACTGTTGATGAAAATGCCTGATGCCTTCATCACTGGCTAAGTAAGCCATTTTAAAAGCACGATCTACAGCATATCCTTTAAGAATAAAAATACCTGTTAATGGCTCAATTTCTACCGAAATCAAATCATCTTCCAACTGGGTAATTTTATGGTTTACAGTTGCAATGATTGGTGCTTCAATTTCTTTAACCCATTTTAATACTTCATATAAAAATGGTTCTAAACCCTGTCGAGTAACAGCCGATATTTTAAATACGGGATCCTCTACCCCTGATTCTCTAAGTTTCTTGATAAATATCTCAGCTTTTTCTTCCGCACCTGATGCATCTATTTTATTAACAGCAATAATTTGCTTTTTCCTTCCTAATGCTTCATTGAAAAGTGCTAGCTCCTTATTAATGTTTGTGTAATCTTCAAATAAATCTCTTTCCTCATCAAAGCCGCCAGCATCGAGAAGATGAACAATAACTTTAGTTCTTTCTAAATGTTTAAGAAACTGATGTCCTAAACCAATCCCTTCACTTGCGCCATCAATTAAGCCAGGAATATCAGCTAAAACAAAACTTTTATCGCCTAATGAAACAACGCCTAAATGTGGATTAAGGGTTGTAAAAGGATAGTCTCCAATCTTTGGTCTAGCATTGGAAACGCTACTGATTAAAGTTGATTTTCCTGCATTAGGATAACCTGCTATCCCAGCATCCGCCAGTAGTTTTAATTCGAGATAAATCGTTTTTTCATCTCCTGGCTCACCATTTTCAGCCATTCTCGGAGCCTTGTTTTTATTGGACATAAAACGGGCATTGCCTCGGCCACCTCGGCCGCCAGCAGCCACACACACCTCTTGGCCATCTTCAATAATATCCGCCAATACATTTCCTAATTCATCTTTTACAATAGTGCCTAATGGTACTTTCAAATAGAGGTTTTGTCCATTTCTACCATGCATATTACTGGTTTTACCATTTTCCCCTTTTGCTGCTTTATGATGTTTCTTATATTTAAAGTCAATCATAGTAGTAGCGCCTTTATCCCCAACTAAAAAAACTGATCCTCCAAGACCACCATCACCGCCACTAGGTCCTCCTTCAGGAACATATTTCTCTCTTCGAAAAGAGACCATGCCATTACCGCCGTAACCGCCTTTTATAAATATTCTTACTTTATCATAAAACATTGAGCACACTCCTTTTAAGTGAAAAAACTCCCCTTTAATATAATTAAGGGGAGTCGTCTTCTAAATCATTTTTTTATTGGACTGCATATATGCTGGCTTGTTTTTTATCTCTGCCTTTTCTTTCAAAACGCACAACACCATCTATTAATGCAAACAAAGTGTCATCTTTGCCTAATCCTACGTTATTGCCTGGGTGAATTTTAGTTCCTCTTTGGCGTACCAAAATATTCCCTGCCTTGACAACACAGCCGTCGCCTCTTTTAACACCTAATCTTTGGGCATTACTGTCACGACCGTTTCTTGAACTACCTTGCCCCTTTTTGTGAGCGAATAGTTGAAGGTTTAATTTAAACATGATACTCCACCTCCTCTTCGTGGACCTTAAGATATTTCTTATAATCTTCTTTAAGTAAGGTTAAGCCATTTAAAAATACAGTTTCAATGCCTAGCAATAAAGGAGAATCTCCTTTAAAAATCACTTTTAAATAACCTGCCTCATCATCTCTTATTAACTTGACTAAATCCATATGCTTCTCCAAAGAATAAGCAATTGTCTGTAAATGCATAGATAAGGCACAACAGACTAAACTGTATTGACCTGCTTCTTCATCATATTCACCAATGTGACCACAACTTTCAAAACCACACCAATTACCCTGTTTATCCTTATAGATTACAATACTATTCATTAGCCTTGAATTTTCTCTACAGTTACTTCAGTATAAGGTTGTCTATGACCTTGCTTTCTTCTGTAGCCTTTTTTGGGTTTCATTTTATAAACAATAATTTTCTCACCTTTGCCATGATCGGTTACCTTTAAAGTAACTTTTGCACCATCAACAACTGGTGTACCAATTTTTGTTTCTTTTCCATCGCTAACAAGCAACACTTTAGAATCCTCTACTAAAGAACCAACTTTAGTTTCGATTTTCTCAAGACGTAAAACATCGCCTTCAGAAACTTTATATTGCTTACCGCCATTTTCTATTACTGCGTACATACTATTTGCACCTCCTCCGCAAAAGACTCCCTGATTAGGTAGAGATTCAACTCTTTTAAAACCTTTTCCACGGGGTTGTAAACGAACATTATTATTATACCTTTTTTTTAACTATTATGCAATAAAATAGCACTAACTTCCCTGAAAAATTCATTTTAATATTTTCGCAAGTTTATTTTTCTTGAAGACACTTATACTATCTGAATTACTATATCATTTTTATAACGATTGCCAATCCTAAAATCTAATATTTTATAAACCATATACTTCTATTAATGTGAATAGTACTAGTTTTCGGACTTGTTATTGCACTTTTTAGTTTTTTAAGATTAATGAGAAAATCAATATCAGAAATTATCTAAACCAAATTAAAATGGACCAACGGACTATAGTATGCTACTGACCCATTTATTAATTAATTTTATGCTTATAACGCCTAACTTCCAGAAGTTATTTTTAAACCAATAATGCCTACTAATATAAAAGCAACAAATGTTAATCTTGGTATAGTTGCTGGTTCTTTAAATACAAAAATACCAAAAATTACTGTACCAATTGCACCAATACCAGTCCAAACTGCATAAGCAGTCCCTAAAGGTAGTGTTTTCATTGCAAAAGATAGTAAAACGACACTAACAACCATTGTTGCAATAGTAATGATAGGGGGAATTAGCTTTTTAAAGCCTTCTGAAAATTTAAGTCCTGTTGCCCAAACTACTTCAAAGATTCCTGCTATTAATAAAATAAGCCAACTCATTTTTTACACCTCATTTTCTACAAAAAATAAGCCTAGGAGATTACTCTCCCAGGCTTTTATCCTTCCGTGACCAACTTATTTGTTGGGGTTTTACCTCGGACCAGACCACTTTTGTGCGGAACCCTAGAAAACTAACTTAATCTTAACCCACTATTAGGGTAATGTCAAGGCTAGGATATATACTTGAAGCTAATGCCTCCAAAAGCACAAGTACCTCTCTTACAATTAGTGTAGAACCTTCAGTGACAGATGAAGGACTTCCTTCAACATCAGAACCGCCTAAAATTGCAGTCACCTCATTTTGCAACTTCATTTTAGCAGGTAATTTAAATTCAATACCACCCATAATACAATTAACATCAATAACTGCACCTTCAGAAGCTATAGTAGCACTTGTTAAGTCTACCTCAGATCCACCTAAATAAGCTGAAACAGATCCACCTTTGAAATGACTTGAAACAACACGCTTTCCATTACCTGATAAAATAGAACTTACATAAATAGTATCTCCTTGAGAATCTTCTCTTGTCATATTATCATGTTTTTTATCTTAATAATTCCAGTTTTAATAAATATAAATTCTAAACCTAAAAAAATTAAAATTAAAGGCACCAAGAAATTCCAAGCATTTTCAACAAAATAACTTAAAATAAACATAGCAGCTATAGAAGTAACTAAACCTCCCCAGAAAATACTTCTTCTAAAAATCAATTGATATAAACCATAAATTGCAAATAAGACTGCAATTGCAATTTTAATGACATAGTTTGCCAATGGCATAATATTTAGACTTGATAAAGCTATTAAAATACCCGCCTATGATTAATATTAAACCTATAATAATTTTACTTTTCATTTTTACCACCTTTATTTATTATTGTTGCTATTATCGTTGTTTTGGTTATCACAATTACTATTGTAATTAGTCTTTTTGCCGAAAATAATCTGGAGTCCTAAGAGAATTAGAATTGCTGGAAATAAAATTTTCCAGAAATAGACAAACCAATTACCTAATAAGAAAATAAGTGATAAAACAATAGTGAATCCACCAAAGAAAATTTTCTTATTTTGAATAATATTAAAAATACCATAAATGATAAATATCACAGGAAGTATAACCCCTAAAAAGCCTTGATTAAAAGGTACAATATTAAATAAGTCTAATGCTATAATTACACCTGCTGCAATAAAAATCAGTCCCCAAAATACTTTTGATGCCATAATAATTTCCTTTCTAAATACAATGGATTAGTATTTTATCAGCTCCATATAAAGCCAACCTCTTTATAGTATACTCTCCATTAAAACCAATAGCTTGAACTAAAGTTTTAATTAGAGGTTCAATACGAAGCGTTCTCTCACTTCCACAAGTCGTGAGAATTTTTAAATCAACAATGCCCTTTTTCTTACTTAATTTATACGTTATAATCTCCTCTTTAACTTCTTTTACTCTAATGCCTTTTTTTGTTTTTAAAGTTATTAAAATTGAAGGATGACTTAAAAATGAATCGATTTTATTCATTATTTCATTTCTGTTCTCATCCATACAAGCAAAAACAATATCATATTCCGCTTTTTCCAAAAGAGCCGTTAATGATTTGTTGGTTTCAGTTTTTTCTTCTATTTCTAAAACTTTTATACCTTTAGGCAGATTATTATTAACCAATTTTAAAGCTTTTTTCATATTTAATGTTGATTCAACTTCTAATTCTAATAACTCCCCTTCACTTTCAAGGCCTACGCCTTTTGCTAAAGCAAAAGACAGCTTCATATGAGGATTAAAACCTTCACTAAAAGCTACTGGAAGTTGACCTCTTTTAAAACATTGGCGGAATAACTTCATTAACTCTAAATGAGATAAATATTTTAATGAGCCTTCCACTTTAAATAACATAATATACTTAACCACGGTATGCTCCTTTTAAATCTAATTTTAAGCCTTCCTCTTCATTACAAAGACTACAGCCTGTACATCCTTTTCTACAATCTCTTGTTAGAGTTTCTTTTTTTGCATTTTTATACTCTTTCCACAAATAGTCCTTGGCAACGCCTATATTAATATGGTCCCAGTATAAAGGCTCCTCCTTAGCAAAAAAATGTTCACTATATTCTGTAATATTAATTCCAGTTTCTGCTAATGCCTCATTCCATGCATCTTGCTTAAACCACTCATCCCAACTGTCAAGGTAGCAATCATTTTCATGAAGTTTTAACAATAGCTTATTCAATCGTCTATCCCCTCTAGCTAACATACCTTCTAAAACACTTAAAGGCGCACTATGATAGTTAAATTTAAGACCTTTTCCCTGAATATGCTCTCGAAGTAGTCTCTGTTTTCTCTCCAGCTCAGATTGACTGTTTTGGCCAAACCACTGAAATGGTGTAAATGGCTTTGGTACAAAAGAAGCTACACTAACAGTAATCGTCAATCCTCTAACTCCTAAACTTTTTCCTAATGCAAGAATTTTTTTACCTAATTCAGCAATCCCTATTATATCTTTGTCAGTTTCCTCAGGTAACCCAATCATAAAATAAAGCTTAATTCTTTTCCAGCCAGCCTTAAAAGCACCTGTAGCTGTTTCAATTAAATCTTCTTCTGTAACCCCTTTATTAATTACATCTTGCATTTTCTGAGTCCCGGCTTCTGGCGCAAAAGTAAAGCCTGTTTTACGAACAGTCTGTATCATTTTTGCTAAATTAATTGAAAATGTATCCACTCTTAATGATGGTAAAGAAACACTTATTTTCTCTTTCTCAAAATCAGCCATTAGCTGACTTACTAAAGGTTCTACACCTGTATAATCAGCCGTACTCAAGGATGTTAAGGAAATATCGTCATAGCCTGTATTAAGGGCTAATTGATGGGCCTGTTCCATTAAAGTTTTTATTGTTTTTTCTCTTACTGGTCTATAAATCATGCCAGCTTGACAAAAACGACAACCATGAGTACAACCTCTTAGTACTTCAAGCATCATTCTATCATGAACAGCATCTACAAAAGGAACTACAGGCTTTGTAGGGAAGTAGGCTTGATTTAGATTTTTAACAATAGCTTTCCTAATTTTTTCATTAGCTTCATTATTAGTAGGAAAAGTACCTTTATAAACACTATTTTCATATTGAGCCTCATACCACTCTGGAATATAAACACCATCTAAATGAGCAATTGCCTTAAAAAAACCTTCTCGGTCCTCAATAAAGCCTTCTTTTAAAAAGGCTGCTCCTGCTTCTAAAATTTGAGGTAAAAGTTCTTCTCCGTCACCAATTAAAAAAAGATCAAAAAAATCACTAATTGGCTCTGGATTTACAGCACAAGGTCCTCCTCCAATAATTATTGGATAAATCCCCTTCTTTCGTTCTGCTCTTGTCACTGGAATATTGCCTAATGACAACATTTTAAGAATATTAGTATAGCTCATCTCATATTGCAAAGTAAATCCCACAATAGGAAATTGAGCTAAAGGTGTATAAGATTCTAAAGAAAAAAGTGGTATACTTTCAGCTTCCATTAAAGAGGCCATATCAGGCCAAGGACAGAATACCCGTTCCATTAAAAAATCTGTTTCTTCGTTAATTAAGCCATAAAGTATTTGCATCCCTAAGTGAGACATTCCAATCTCGTAAACATCAGGAAAACAAAATGCCATTTGACATTTTGTTTCCTTAAAACTTTTATCTGTACTGTGCCACTCACCACCAATATAGCGACCTGGCTTTTCAACCTTTGGCAACAGTTTTTTTTCAATTTTATTTTTTAAATTATCTTGCTTCACAATACTACTCTACCCCTCTATTAAAATATCTCCTTGGTTCGCCGCATACTAATACTGATAATAATACCGCAGGCCATTAAATTTGTCCATAAATTACTACCTCCATAACTTATGAAGGGCAACGGAATACCTGTTACAGGCATTAAACTAATGTTCATACCTATATTCTCAACAATATGGAACATAAACATACTAACAAAACCAATAATTACAATAAAACCATAGTGATTTAAACATTCATGAGCAATAGACAAAGCCTTTAAAAGAAAGAAGAAATAAATGACCAAGAGAACAACCCCGCCAATAAATCCAAATTCTTCACCAATAACTGAAAAAGCAAAGTCTGTATGATGCTCAGGCAAAAAATTAATCTGAGCGGCATTGCCAAAACCTTTGCCAAAAAGGCCACCTGAACCAGATGCAATAAGCGCTTGAACAATATTATAGCCTGCTCCTAATCCGTTTTTACCATCATTATATGGGTCTAAAAATACAGTGAATCTCTGTATTTGGTATTCTGCTAAAGGAATAGGCACTCCAAAAATCAAGTGTAGTGCTAACCAACCTACAATTAATCCTAATCCACTGAATAAAATAATACAAACAATTTTTTTATTCGCATTTGAAAAAAACAACATCCCAAAAACAACAAAAATATAGACCATTGCAGTCCCTAAATCAGGCTGAAGCATAATCAATGCAAAAGGTGGCAATATATAAAGGAAAGCTTTAAACATTTGTGTCCAGGTATTGAGATTATCAAAATTTCTATTAAAAAATCCCCCAAGACACAAAATCAAAAGAATCTTACTAAACTCCGCAGGTTGGATACCGAATACACCTAATGAAAACCAGCTTTTTGCTCCATTAATATCCTGTCCAAAAACCAAGACAGCTAACAGCATAATCATCATAATAGCATATAAAAGTTTTTCCATTTCCATGTATTTTAAATAATCAACTGAACCTACTATAAAAATAATAATCAGTCCAACTATCAGAAAAAAGATGGATTTAATAATAATTAAGTTAGCATCTTCAGCTAAACCTTTAGCTGAAGAAAATATTAGTGCAAAACCCATTGCAACTAAAAGCATTGTTAGACCAAAAAAAATCCAGTCTGTTTTTTTCCATAAGTCTCTATTCATCTTTTCCTCTTTTATTTATTAAAGTAAGCGTCAAATGCTCCTTTAGCAACCCAAGCCGCCGAGGTTGAACTACCCTTACCATATTCTACAATAACTGCAATAGCAATTTGCGGATTATCATAAGGCGCAAAAGCAACAAAAACGCCATAATAGTCTGTTTTCGCATTATCCGTTGCTCTTCCGGTCTCAGCTGTCCCTGTTTTAGCTGCAACAGGAATACTATAGTCACTAAATACCGACCCAGCTGTACCACCAGATTGAGTTACTTGATACATACCTGCCTTAATAGAATCTAAATCAGCCTTAGCTACTTCTAATTTATTTAATACTGTTGGCTGAGCTTCATAGGCAACTTCGGCAACTTCTCCGGCACCAGTTACAGCTTTTTTAACTAATATAGGTTTATAGCGGGTTCCGCCATTGGCAATAGTTGAAACATATTGACCCAATTGTAATACGGTATAGTTATTCATACCTTGTCCAATTGATAAATTATATGTATCATAAGGATACCAACTTTTTGCCCATTCATAATTAGATGTGGCGGCACTAATAGTCTCATCTCTTTCCCCTTCAACTGCTTCAATTTGTTTTCGTTTTTCAGCTTCACTTAAGTTACTATTTTGATTAATTGCAACAATTTTATCAGCTGCAGCACCATTTAAATTTTCCTTAATGCCTTCTAAATACTCTTTTTCATAAGCAGATTTAGAATCTGGTGTTGGCAAAAATCCTTTTGATACACCTGACATATCTGTAAATCCAGTATCAACACCTAAGCCTAATTGTCTTGCTGTTTTAGAAATATTATCTATTCCAGTTTGCTGAGATACTGCTTGAAAATAAACATTACATGATACTTTCAAAGCTGTTTCAAGATTAATGGTTCCATGAACACCTGTACACGGAATATAAGGCGGTTCCCAAAATTTACCGTTACAAGTAAATTGAGAGTTTGGTGTTAAATTACCATAAGTTAATCCAGCAAGAGCAGTAGTCATTTTAAATGCAGAACCAGGTGGGTAAGGTGTATTTAAAACTTTGTTCACCATAGGTGTTTGTAAACTTCTAATATAATAATCGGCTTTATCTTCACTTAAACCATTAACAAAGTCATTAGGATCAAAATAAGGTTTTGAGGCCATAGCTAAAATTTCCCCAGTTTTAACATCCATTATTACTGCTGAGCCACTGCCTGCTTTAGGATTTGAACCTTGGCTAATCTTAATTTGCTCATCTAAAGCTGTTTCTAATGCTTTTTGCAACCTTAAATCAATAGTCAATTGAAAATTATCACCTGACTTAGAAGGATTGATTTCCCCTTTGGTTTTAATGGTTTTCCCCTCCATATCAACTTCCACTTCTTGAGTTCCCTTAATACCATAAAGCCCTCTTAAATCAGTACCTTCTTTTTTAAATTGCTCTAGAGACTTTTCCAGTCCCATTTTACCAATTGAATCAGTTTGCTTGTAAATACTTTTATTTTTTTCATACTCTTCTTGGTTAATGGCCCCAACATAACCTAAGGTTACTCCTAAAACACTTTCTTGAGGATAATAGCGGGTAGGTATTATTTGCACTTTCGCTGCCGGCAAAATGGCAGCTCTCTCATAGATTTTACTAATAATTTGCATGCCATCCCCTTGGTCATAAGGCACTTTCACAATCTCTATTACACCATAAGCGCCAGTGGCACCTTTGTCTTCAATTTTCTTTCTTATTTTTTCTTCATCAAAACCTAAAGGTTTAAGTAATTCGCTTAAGTTATAGATGGTTTTTTCATAGTCGTCTTTTGGAGCATTAATGTCTATTGCTATTGAAGCCATTGGCCTACTAACTGCTAAAGGTTCATTATTGCGATCTATAATATCTCCTCGTTTAGCTGGAATATCAATTAATCTCAGTGTATTATTTGATGATTGAGTCTGATAATTCGCGCCATTAATAACTTGGACTTGAAATAAACGACCTATTAAAATGAGGAACACAACAGCAATAAAAATTAAATAGCCATGAACATTACCTTCATTATCTTTTTTTTTGTTCATTTGTTTTCTTCCCCTTTAAATTTATGGAGAATCAAATAGGTTATAGGATAAATAACTAAAGAAACTAATACATTATAAACACTACCTAATAACATATTTTTTACATACATTAAATTAAGTAATCCCCCATTGCCTGCTAAGACCATTAAGACTGCCATTACTATACCATTTATAATGGAGCCAATAAAAATAACTGCAATAGGTGTCAATACATTTTCTTTAATAATTCTAGAAGTAAAACGACTAATTATAAAGATAGTCAAAACCATAGCAATTACATTGCTGCCAATCATTCTACCAATATAAAAATCTTCAATCCCACCAGCGATTAAGGCGCAAACAATACTAGATTCTCTGCTTATAAAAAAAGTAAGTGTTATAGTAAAAATCAATAATAAGTTAGGCTGGGCTCCAAAAAAATCCAGTCTGGAAAAAAAGGTTGATTCCAAAATAAGAAAAAAAGCTACTAGCAGAATATAAATGGGAATATATAATTTTTTCACTGGCCTCTTTCCTTTCCTAGTACCTTTACTCTTGACTAGTAATAACCATTACAAAATCTAAACTATTTAAATTTTCATAAGGCTCAATAATAGCTTCTTTCATTAAGCCATCAGAAGCGTTTTCTATAGACTTTACTTTTCCTATTTTTAAATTTTTATAGGTCATATCACCTAAACCTGAGGTAATAATCTCAAAGCCTTCTTGGATAGGTGCATCTGAGGGAATTTGAATCATCTTTAATTGATTGGAACCATCATCCTCGCCAATTACAATACCAGGATACCTGATTTCTTTCGCAAGAGCTGCTACAGCTCCATATTTAGAATCAGTAATAAGTGTAACCTCTGCAGTACTATTTGTGACAGATGTTACACGGCCAACTAAACCTTTATAGGTAATTACTGGCATATTTTCCTTAATACCGTCATTGGATCCTTTATTAATGGAAATAGTTTTATACCATTCCTTAATACTTCTTCCAACTACTTCACCCGTTACAATTTGCAACTCTTTATTACTTTTCTGTAAATCTAATGTTTTTTTCAAAGTCTCATTTTCAACTTTGTATTCTTGGAGTATGTTGTTTTCTGTTTCCAAGCGAGCTAAATCTTTTTTTATTTCATCATTTTCATCTTTAACATTTTTATAATCTACTAAACCCTTAAAAAAATTAACAATACCGTTCCCGGCCGAATAGGAAGCTGTTTGAGCAGGGTTAAATACTTCCCTCATAATACTTTCAACAGGACCTAATCCTAACTGAGTTGTACTTGTTATTCTCATAATAATTACAAAAATAATGACAATGACACTGATGACTACCTTTATTTTGAAGTCTCCAGTGCCCTTTTTAATTTTCTTGTCCATTTTTATTTATCGCTACCTATTATATTCTTCCATTCTGA contains:
- the rodA gene encoding rod shape-determining protein RodA — its product is MNRDLWKKTDWIFFGLTMLLVAMGFALIFSSAKGLAEDANLIIIKSIFFLIVGLIIIFIVGSVDYLKYMEMEKLLYAIMMIMLLAVLVFGQDINGAKSWFSLGVFGIQPAEFSKILLILCLGGFFNRNFDNLNTWTQMFKAFLYILPPFALIMLQPDLGTAMVYIFVVFGMLFFSNANKKIVCIILFSGLGLIVGWLALHLIFGVPIPLAEYQIQRFTVFLDPYNDGKNGLGAGYNIVQALIASGSGGLFGKGFGNAAQINFLPEHHTDFAFSVIGEEFGFIGGVVLLVIYFFFLLKALSIAHECLNHYGFIVIIGFVSMFMFHIVENIGMNISLMPVTGIPLPFISYGGSNLWTNLMACGIIISISMRRTKEIF
- a CDS encoding penicillin-binding transpeptidase domain-containing protein, translated to MNKKKDNEGNVHGYLIFIAVVFLILIGRLFQVQVINGANYQTQSSNNTLRLIDIPAKRGDIIDRNNEPLAVSRPMASIAIDINAPKDDYEKTIYNLSELLKPLGFDEEKIRKKIEDKGATGAYGVIEIVKVPYDQGDGMQIISKIYERAAILPAAKVQIIPTRYYPQESVLGVTLGYVGAINQEEYEKNKSIYKQTDSIGKMGLEKSLEQFKKEGTDLRGLYGIKGTQEVEVDMEGKTIKTKGEINPSKSGDNFQLTIDLRLQKALETALDEQIKISQGSNPKAGSGSAVIMDVKTGEILAMASKPYFDPNDFVNGLSEDKADYYIRSLQTPMVNKVLNTPYPPGSAFKMTTALAGLTYGNLTPNSQFTCNGKFWEPPYIPCTGVHGTINLETALKVSCNVYFQAVSQQTGIDNISKTARQLGLGVDTGFTDMSGVSKGFLPTPDSKSAYEKEYLEGIKENLNGAAADKIVAINQNSNLSEAEKRKQIEAVEGERDETISAATSNYEWAKSWYPYDTYNLSIGQGMNNYTVLQLGQYVSTIANGGTRYKPILVKKAVTGAGEVAEVAYEAQPTVLNKLEVAKADLDSIKAGMYQVTQSGGTAGSVFSDYSIPVAAKTGTAETGRATDNAKTDYYGVFVAFAPYDNPQIAIAVIVEYGKGSSTSAAWVAKGAFDAYFNK
- a CDS encoding TIGR03936 family radical SAM-associated protein is translated as MVKYIMLFKVEGSLKYLSHLELMKLFRQCFKRGQLPVAFSEGFNPHMKLSFALAKGVGLESEGELLELEVESTLNMKKALKLVNNNLPKGIKVLEIEEKTETNKSLTALLEKAEYDIVFACMDENRNEIMNKIDSFLSHPSILITLKTKKGIRVKEVKEEIITYKLSKKKGIVDLKILTTCGSERTLRIEPLIKTLVQAIGFNGEYTIKRLALYGADKILIHCI
- a CDS encoding LiaF transmembrane domain-containing protein, with the translated sequence MASKVFWGLIFIAAGVIIALDLFNIVPFNQGFLGVILPVIFIIYGIFNIIQNKKIFFGGFTIVLSLIFLLGNWFVYFWKILFPAILILLGLQIIFGKKTNYNSNCDNQNNDNSNNNK
- a CDS encoding TIGR03960 family B12-binding radical SAM protein yields the protein MKQDNLKNKIEKKLLPKVEKPGRYIGGEWHSTDKSFKETKCQMAFCFPDVYEIGMSHLGMQILYGLINEETDFLMERVFCPWPDMASLMEAESIPLFSLESYTPLAQFPIVGFTLQYEMSYTNILKMLSLGNIPVTRAERKKGIYPIIIGGGPCAVNPEPISDFFDLFLIGDGEELLPQILEAGAAFLKEGFIEDREGFFKAIAHLDGVYIPEWYEAQYENSVYKGTFPTNNEANEKIRKAIVKNLNQAYFPTKPVVPFVDAVHDRMMLEVLRGCTHGCRFCQAGMIYRPVREKTIKTLMEQAHQLALNTGYDDISLTSLSTADYTGVEPLVSQLMADFEKEKISVSLPSLRVDTFSINLAKMIQTVRKTGFTFAPEAGTQKMQDVINKGVTEEDLIETATGAFKAGWKRIKLYFMIGLPEETDKDIIGIAELGKKILALGKSLGVRGLTITVSVASFVPKPFTPFQWFGQNSQSELERKQRLLREHIQGKGLKFNYHSAPLSVLEGMLARGDRRLNKLLLKLHENDCYLDSWDEWFKQDAWNEALAETGINITEYSEHFFAKEEPLYWDHINIGVAKDYLWKEYKNAKKETLTRDCRKGCTGCSLCNEEEGLKLDLKGAYRG